Genomic segment of Plasmodium vinckei vinckei genome assembly, chromosome: PVVCY_10:
tataaaatatgcttaataatatatataggcatatttattatgtgtatataagCATAAGCAACtttgtaattatttttatatgcagTCACCTTCCCctccaaaaaatattatatattatacaatacaataagtttttttttttttacaaattcatttttattattcaattTGAAGTATATGATAAATCGTAGATATAAGCATAAACCTGTTTAATACtgtataaacaaatatataaattaattgatGAGAGCcaataaaacataatacctttatatatattaatttttaactgtttatatatgctaaaaatatatatatataagataaaaaagtgaaaaacaaaaatagtgcgtcatatataatattgaatatacacatttatatagatatatgtattatatatttatgtgtttatccatttattttatctttatatCTTGTCACACTCcatgatatatatacatatatatctattGATATATTGATATGATTTATATTGTACTTTTATTTAGCtagctaaaaaaaaaaaaaaaaaaaatatgatggtaaattaatataacaaaCAAAGGAATATCGTCTATCAGTACTTCTGTTAATATGGAATAAACCTACACTTATGAGCACgtacatatatgcatagattatatatatatatatattttttttttaattacgaataaaagtttatattttttttctttttaccgctttttcatttttttacttttgaCTGGTacttatcaaaaaaaaaaaattgcgTCAGACCCACGACTGCCCATACACCGATAATTTCGTGGACTATTTATGCCAAATTATAACAACAAAAATAGTAAGAAATAGTAAGAAAATCGAACAAATTCGAGCAAGTTGAACAAATtgaacaaaatgaataagCAATCCGATACAAAACCTTAtggtaataaaataaaaaataaattccaggcatttttttacaaaaataaatactcCAATGTAAAGACTGGGCATAATCATCCTCACCATGGAAATGAAAATTCAGAAAATCGAAATAATGGGATTGGAAATGAAAATGGAGTTAATGACAATTTCAATGATATATTCAACcaaagtaataataattttttttacaaaaaaaaacattctGTACAAAgccaaataaataataacaaaaacacagatactaataaaaaaattggaaataatgatacaaataattatgagaCTAACACAAATGTTATGGGATATAACGATGAACTATATCAGTATgataaaaagaaagaaagaAATCGAACTAATGAAATGGCAAAGTATTGCTTagattttaataataatgataataaaacaagTATAGAACATATAAgtaattcaaaaataattcaaaataataatcataGTAGAGTTGTTGTTACAAATAGTAATACTAAAGCAGGATATAACAACAACAACAATGTTAGCCAAagaaatgaattaaaaaataataactatgatgaatattttaattatatgcatGAACCGACTAATAATCAAAATGTAACAGATAATGGTGACACATCAGGAAATAGAAGttatgaaaattatgtaaattataatacatcaaaaaatgtaaataaattttttgatataaatgataattcaacatgtataaatatttcaggacaaaaaaaaattaactaCTATAATACTATCAATGATTCTATAGATGGGCCTAATCGAAATTTAGTAAATAGATCTGCCGTTTTATATGCAGATATAAATGACAAATTAGTTAGTACAAATAGTGGTGAAAACAATTCAAAGaataatcataaaaatttacaaactAATGATAAAAAGAATGGAATGCTACATATTGTAAATGACAATGCTAGACAAGGTAATGAACAAACAACTGGAAATAGATGTCTAACtaatcatttaaataatcgAAGAAGTAAAAATGGGGTCACTACAAATGTTCATGAAAATTATCGACAAAGTGAAATTGAATGTAACttagataatataaataatgttgaTGAAGATACTTTAAATTCAGTAAAAGGAAGAAGACTTCATAATGATCGAAGTATAAGTGGATGTAGTAGTCACAACAGTGTATATAACCTGAAAAATGCAAACCCTAACAatgcatataaaacaaacagCCTAACAAAGGAAGACCCAAATAATGttagaagaaaaaatgatagCTCATACAACTTTGACGATATAAATAGtagtaaaattttaaataatcaaaatggaaatgcatataatattgcttacatgtttatatatcaatattaCTACGTTTTGCATactaaaaaagaaatgatGTATAATTTCTACTCGGAAAATGCAATACTTTTGTTaagttataataataaaaatattgaagaaGATGATGAAGAAGATGAAACACGAAATAGTAAACAAAATCATAGTAGTggaaatagaaaaatagataataatacattctttaaattagatgatataaatattgaaggaagccaaaaaaatgaaaatatgattaagttaaaaaatagacaAATGATATcagaatattataaatatattgatgTAAATGAATGTATTGTTCATATTAAATCTATTGAAGTTATTAATTTACatgatgaaatatatatgtatatttatggtaaaattaataaaagtaaaacTTCAAAagtttatcatttttttgtacaaaatattcatttacataaatataatgctTATCAATATTATGTAGATGTAGATTTTATACACTACtataatacatatgcatatactcTTGATGATACTTTTCTTGAATGGAATGCCGACCCTCAACTAGCAACTTATGATGATACAAATAACGAAGacaaaagaaataaagCAAAAGGAAGACATCCAATAAATGGAACACCTATTCATCTATCTAAAGAAGATAgtttaaataatcaaaCTAAACAAAGTTATAACAAAGGAATTAGAGATCCATTACTATTTCAAGgagttgaaaaaaatgaacaagGCAAAGAATATGGAACAggaaattattatgaaaattgtGAAGAAGATGCagaacataataataatagtagtGCCAGCAGTAACAATGATTTCTATATGAATAagttaaataatgaaaaaaaaaaaaagaaaaaaaaaaaaaaaaaaaacacaagATAGTGAAATAATTGGAGATACTATAGCATCTATACCAGATGAtcaaagaaaattatttactgaaaataatattaataaaaatattgaaaaagaaggaaaaaaaaatagtaataatactTGTCTTGTTACAGTACAACAAAGTGGTGATGATGTTTTACTAACTaatgaaacaaaatatGCAAGTAATCAATGTCTAATTAATGCTAAAGATAAAAACAATGCCAATCAAAACTTAAGAAGTTATAGTAGTGAAATAGCCCAAGAACCTGAtgctaaaaataatacaaaacaGGTGAACACTACTAATCCTATAGTTAGTGGAAAtaaattagaaaataataaaaaaactcaAAAAAGTGAGCAAAAAGTATGGAATGTAGAAAAAGGTACAAATGAACTTCCAAAAATggaaaacattttaaaagaagaagaaaaaaaaaaaaatgaaaagaaaaaaggaaaaaataataaagtcGATCCAAATAGTTGGGTATTCAGggttatgaaaaataaccAACCTGATGCAACATCTAATAACAATGATTCAAATGATAAAGcagtaaataataaagaaaatgaagcTGGAAAAAgtaaaggaaaaaaaaatacagaaaataataagcatggtgaatataataatattgtaaCTGATAATAGTGGAAGTGATGCAAACTTATCTGCTAGTGAAGAAGATGAAAAGGatgtaaataatgaaataaatgttgttgataaaaaaattataattcataatattCACAAAAGTatggataaaaaaaaaataaatgattgTATTGTAGATAGATTGAAAGACTATAATGATGGTCATGCTGTACAAATTGATATATACCAAAGAtcagcaaaaaaaatgttccctaatacatataattatcaaaataattatgataaacTTTCGGAATATTCTTATGCCATAGCTGAACTAGATTGTCGACAAAGCCAACAAATTTTACTTGATGTAGGTTTATATTGTAAtggaataaaattaaatatcgAACATTTtagagagaaaaaaaaaacagataTAAAAAGATTTAGTAAAAGGTTTAGCAATTTTAATACTAATCTAGATATAAACAAAGGAAAAGATTACAAATTTAAAGGTATGCATTACCGAGCATCAATGACAACTCCTATACCCAAATCTACCCCTTTCAAAGGAAAGCgcgaaaatatttttgtaaaataaatatagagaaccacgaaaaaaaataaattatctgGCATATTATACACACTATGTGGCAAACTAAATCGtgcatgtttttttttttaacctgtgcacaaatttttttatacatgtgaaataaaaatgttccaaatatataattaaaggaatgttgtttgttttttttacttttttttttatattttttcatttttacttttcatttttcatgtttatttttcattttaaaatgCCTCGAAAGATACTCAGCaaatagtataaataaaagtatgATTATATGTTAAGAAAGCaatttaagaaaaaatgtttttacataataaaaaaaaattagcaCACTTGCCATACATATACAAGTATGTATTGGGGTGTCAAACAATTAGGTTATATTGGATATGCAAATTTTTAGGTCATATTATTTcctcataaaaatatcaaatgAGTATagcataaataaatgattaAACAAATCTCATCATGAAAATATGCATTTGTGAGAAAGCGTTGAAAttgtacaaaaaaaaaacgactAGCCAAACGGATAGCTAGTTATATAAATGGCTAGCTAAACGAATAAACAGGTagctaaaatatatatgcacacacATTGTATActaagaaatatttaattgtgATATGCAAGAATGCGATTGCATATTTCCTATAAAGCTTGAAaggaaaacaaaaataaaaaatagacaaAATGAAGTGCGAACAAATATGCTAGAgctacaaataaaaatgttaattaTTCCATTTCCAATTTAATCCATGGATGATTGAGGGCTGCAAAAAATGGGAAAACAACCATAATGCGCATATGTAAGCATAtgtaagtatatatatgcatgtttATGTATTGCTTGATTTTCCTCAATCGAGGTTACCTTCAAATGCTGTGAGcctttttctttcattGCGTTCAAGAAGTTTTTTTAGAAAGTCTATGGcctttaaataaaaaaaaatatgaacgtTCATGTgaaattttgtataattttttttttcattttatttaataaaaaaaataaagtggtgttatcaaaaaaaaatctacTACGTTTGTGTAAGAAATAACCTCAACtgataatgaagaaaattcTTTGTCTTTCCAATTGATATTCTTGTTTAGTATTTCATCcttaaaattgaaaaaaaaaaaaaaacataattataatataaactaTGAATAGctttctatttttattaatatataaaaaaaattattcccCTTTTCAACTATTCTTACTACAACTTTTTGTGTGTCTTTTCCTTCAAATGGATATTTCCCTgttaacataaaaaaaaccaTTACACCAAGGGCCCAAATATCTGATGacaatgtatatttttttctaaaaaaaaagggtagaagaaaaatattatttgtttgtgATAGTATCgcgtgtatatataaacacaTATATGGTTTATgactttatttttgtctttttttaatttaccTTATCAATTCGGGGGAAATATAATGAGGTGACCCACATAACTCAGTTAAATATTCACAATTAACCtgataattaaaaaagtgaaataaaaaatggtaaaataaaaattgtaggGATATATTGATATgccaaaatatatatccatattatatatttaccgTTTTAGCCATTCCAAAgtctattaattttatattttctgcatttttatttttaaataaaaaattttccgccttaaagataaaaaaaggtGGTCGATGATATGGCAGTGAAAATGAACGAGTTATGAAGCAATACTACAAGattgtaaaattataaaattgcGTTATATTTTCACTATGTTTTACTTTCACTATGTTTACCTTAATATCTCTATGAATAATATTGTTTGAATGTAAATACTCCAAGGTACAACAAACCTGAGCATAGCAAGTTGGAAAATGCAAAAGTttgaaatacaaaatagGGACATAGACATATAGCCAAATTAATGAATAGACAAAAGTGATAATACCTGACGAACAATTTGAATTGATTCACTTTCCAataaacatttatttttaacaattttataaaataattctcCCCCTTCACATTTTTCTAAAACTATATaaaacttatttttatcttcaaaaaaatctttgagttttataatattttcgtGGCTCATTAtagataaataatttatttcatttttaaccattttttcaaaatttgaattttttttatgtttttttttctttttaattattttaacaGCATATATTTCGTTTGTCTCTTTGTTAATACATTCTCTTACAACcctaaaaaagaaaagaaataaaaaaaaattatccaTAATTAAgctaaacaaattatagtAGACATGCATGTGATACAACCTATTTCTGTAAGCTTTCATCGTATGCTTATAGAGAATAGccattaatttatttttctattttttgcttatcaataattatttatgaatatttgcatatatgAAGTTTTATATTACCCAAAAGATCCACACCCTAATATTTTCCCAAacttatattcattttttttatttcctacattattataactctttagtaattttttaattatatttcccATTGTTGTTCATAACATTTCATgaattttgttaatttaaaaaacgtatatatataataaaaaaaaacaatttttctCTTCCCTAATAAAATAGTAGTTTGTTATTTCTATATCTTCGCCACTTCTTATGTTATTTGACTCATTTTATTCTTGTGtgattaaagaaaaatgttGTTTTACTgttgataataatacatggttatatgcatatagtAGCTACGTTTTCTTTCTTGTGTCATTTTTCTCTTTCACTTTCTCTTCCTCTTTCTCTTTCTCTTTTCTTTCGAgtgtttaaaaaagaaaaagaacaaTTTAATTAGTGTGTAAAAtgaaattgtaaaaaaacaaaagcaTCATGTAATGCTTAAAaccgaaaaaaatattaatccttaaaaatttgacactataaatatgacattataaatatgggATTATAAACATGTACATGTGCatagtataaataaacagTCGTTAGTAAAAATCTGTATAACTATAATATTGTTACAGTGTtaatttgcatttttttccGCTTTTTTTGCagttaaaattatatattagcAAATACAAGCTCATTCGACAACATATGTGCATCCCGCCcatatgaataaattaCACTttgttaattatttttgcaAACAAATGGTAaactaatataaaatgtgtaaaaatagtaagtatatatatgtataatgtGGCTTATtgttttgtataaatatagctATATATGTGcttatatcatatataagcccaatattatatacacaaaTTTAGAATTAGTAAAAGGCTTAACTTTTTCTATACACAAAAATGAcaacatttatatacatatataaatgggtataaaataaaacaaaacatgaaattaaaaaaaaaaaaaaaacataacaaagtttaaaaaattgtacatatatatatttacttaattttataaaaacaaaaatatgaaatgtttacaaatataactataggaaaaaaacattaataaaaaaattagttgcaaaaaatgcaaaataaaaaaataaaatcaggaattttttattcattcatagcgtaaaaataaagacgatttacatatacattttataccttgcattttttttttacttaatttgaaatttaatatatattttttttaaataaaaaatctttatataatacatatgaatttgtataaaacaaattgtatatattatatattttttttttcta
This window contains:
- a CDS encoding calcium-dependent protein kinase, putative, whose translation is MGNIIKKLLKSYNNVGNKKNEYKFGKILGCGSFGVVRECINKETNEIYAVKIIKKKKKHKKNSNFEKMVKNEINYLSIMSHENIIKLKDFFEDKNKFYIVLEKCEGGELFYKIVKNKCLLESESIQIVRQVCCTLEYLHSNNIIHRDIKAENFLFKNKNAENIKLIDFGMAKTVNCEYLTELCGSPHYISPELIRKKYTLSSDIWALGVMVFFMLTGKYPFEGKDTQKVVDEILNKNINWKDKEFSSLSVEAIDFLKKLLERNERKRLTAFEALNHPWIKLEME